The proteins below are encoded in one region of Triticum aestivum cultivar Chinese Spring chromosome 1B, IWGSC CS RefSeq v2.1, whole genome shotgun sequence:
- the LOC123086024 gene encoding uncharacterized protein, producing MSSSNKISLKLLVDTKSKKVLFAEAGKEFVDFVFSLLTLPIGAVVKLISAGTMQGSIGRLYQSVDNIGSSYLQPNKDKSELLQPKVLHPDARELLLLQGGGGEGSSPSSPLARFKMYTCAGYCATATMEAKAACPQCKQAMATEVTFVLPSAAPKTSSSTAAAAGDETGGYVKGLVTYMVTDGLEVTPMSAISSITLINKFSVNKDVELAEKFVSVGMDEGLGLLKAALRSDTVLSDVFLVKKK from the coding sequence ATGTCTTCCAGCAACAAGATCTCGTTGAAGCTGCTGGTGGACACCAAGTCGAAGAAGGTGCTGTTCGCGGAGGCTGGCAAGGAGTTCGTCGACTTCGTCTTCAGCCTGCTGACCCTGCCCATCGGCGCCGTGGTCAAGCTCATCTCCGCCGGCACGATGCAGGGGAGCATCGGCCGCCTGTACCAGAGCGTGGACAACATCGGCTCCTCCTACCTGCAGCCCAACAAGGACAAGTCCGAGCTGCTCCAGCCCAAGGTGCTGCACCCGGACGCCCGGGAGCTGCTGCTTctgcagggcggcgggggcgagggGTCGTCCCCGTCCTCCCCGCTGGCGAGGTTCAAGATGTACACCTGTGCCGGCTACTGCGccaccgccaccatggaggccaaggcgGCCTGCCCGCAGTGCAAGCAGGCCATGGCGACCGAGGTCACGTTCGTGCTGCCGTCCGCCGCTCCCAagacgtcctcctccacggccgctgcGGCCGGCGACGAGACCGGCGGATACGTGAAGGGGCTCGTCACCTACATGGTCACCGACGGGCTGGAGGTGACCCCCATGTCCGCCATCTCCAGCATCACCCTCATCAACAAGTTCAGCGTCAACAAGGACGTGGAGCTCGCCGAGAAGTTCGTCAGCGTCGGCATGGACGAGGGGCTCGGCCTCCTCAAGGCGGCACTTCGCTCCGACACCGTGCTCTCCGACGTGTTCCTCGTCAAGAAGAAGTGA